The Vallitalea okinawensis genome includes a window with the following:
- a CDS encoding MarR family winged helix-turn-helix transcriptional regulator has product MTIDEEIIFELRANLEHVIIKQFVGNYDMPEGLNQTHMITLIVLYFNGSAPMSDLSQKLNIEKGSFTPVANKLIQLDYIKKERNEVDKRVYELSLTDQGTEVAKKFATSHIEYIKDLVGTLDNEQKDSFFNAVSMVNEVLKGFSNNVGIVNCKQVNND; this is encoded by the coding sequence ATGACTATAGATGAAGAAATTATTTTTGAATTAAGAGCAAACCTAGAACATGTAATAATTAAACAGTTTGTAGGTAACTATGATATGCCTGAAGGTTTGAATCAAACGCATATGATAACATTAATTGTGTTATACTTTAATGGGTCAGCACCCATGTCTGATTTAAGTCAGAAATTAAATATTGAAAAAGGTTCATTTACACCTGTTGCTAATAAACTTATACAATTAGATTATATTAAAAAAGAACGTAACGAAGTCGATAAGCGAGTTTATGAATTAAGCTTAACAGACCAAGGAACAGAGGTTGCTAAAAAGTTTGCAACAAGCCATATTGAATATATCAAGGATTTAGTAGGTACTCTGGATAATGAGCAAAAAGATAGCTTTTTTAATGCAGTGAGTATGGTAAACGAAGTACTTAAAGGGTTTTCAAATAATGTTGGGATTGTAAACTGTAAACAAGTTAATAATGATTAA
- a CDS encoding HAD-IA family hydrolase, which yields MFKHIIWDFDGTLYDTYPTITLSFKKALEHMGIVEDHNMVSSMVKVAEAHALDYYERVYKIDRKALKEKYDTFRKEVQLMDVKPFPSVDAICKDIVIAKKYNYIYTNRGKSIIDHLDHFDLLQYFTDIIRRENNFARKPAPNALLYLLDKHKMNPLEVIMIGDRDIDILAGKNAGIRTCYFDFDNEKKVEIADYTVNDMKELYGIIGL from the coding sequence ATGTTTAAGCATATAATTTGGGATTTTGATGGAACATTATATGATACCTATCCAACTATTACTCTTTCTTTCAAAAAGGCATTAGAGCATATGGGTATTGTGGAGGATCATAATATGGTATCGTCTATGGTAAAGGTAGCTGAGGCTCATGCTTTAGATTATTATGAAAGGGTATATAAAATAGACCGAAAAGCGCTAAAAGAAAAGTACGATACCTTTAGGAAAGAAGTTCAATTAATGGATGTCAAACCTTTTCCATCTGTAGATGCAATCTGTAAAGATATTGTAATAGCTAAGAAGTATAATTACATATATACAAATAGAGGTAAGTCTATTATTGATCATTTAGATCACTTTGATCTGCTACAATACTTTACGGATATCATTCGTCGTGAGAATAACTTTGCTAGAAAACCAGCTCCTAATGCACTCTTATATCTGTTGGATAAACATAAAATGAATCCGCTCGAAGTAATCATGATAGGCGATAGAGATATTGATATACTAGCTGGAAAGAATGCTGGTATAAGAACCTGTTATTTTGACTTTGACAATGAGAAAAAGGTTGAAATTGCTGATTATACAGTTAATGATATGAAAGAGTTATATGGTATTATTGGATTATAA
- a CDS encoding alpha/beta fold hydrolase translates to MRFLEFGNKENKAIILIHGYSISWKMWIPQIDVFSQEYFIIVPILDGHDTENSSTFTTVEKAATDIINYVIQIYGNHIFAVCGASLGATIGIEILAQNRLNIDKAIIDAGPVVPTNKLLLKLIILFRYQQAHGMKKGSKSIDYMLNQTNYPKGMNDEIKKVGGNMSDESCRNVHRSAFRYSIPASLKNVKTEIAYWYGSKEPKFMKKYAKAILRLKPNAHIKVFEGYAHGEMCIGDPEFYIDQATAFFQL, encoded by the coding sequence ATGCGTTTTTTAGAATTCGGAAATAAAGAAAATAAAGCAATTATTCTTATACATGGGTACAGTATATCATGGAAAATGTGGATACCTCAAATAGATGTGTTTAGTCAAGAATATTTCATTATAGTTCCAATATTAGATGGGCATGACACAGAGAATAGTTCTACATTTACGACTGTTGAAAAAGCAGCTACGGATATAATAAACTATGTGATTCAAATATACGGGAACCACATATTCGCTGTATGTGGTGCATCTCTTGGTGCAACGATAGGGATAGAGATACTTGCCCAAAATCGACTTAACATTGACAAAGCCATCATCGATGCTGGACCAGTGGTACCAACGAATAAATTGCTATTAAAGCTGATCATACTATTCCGATATCAACAAGCTCATGGCATGAAAAAAGGTAGTAAGTCTATTGATTACATGCTTAATCAAACGAATTACCCAAAGGGAATGAATGATGAGATTAAAAAGGTTGGAGGTAATATGTCAGATGAAAGTTGTAGGAATGTACATAGATCAGCTTTCAGATATTCAATACCAGCTTCGCTCAAAAATGTTAAAACTGAGATAGCTTATTGGTACGGGTCAAAAGAGCCTAAGTTTATGAAAAAATATGCTAAGGCTATCTTAAGGTTAAAACCAAATGCTCATATTAAAGTTTTTGAAGGATATGCCCACGGAGAAATGTGTATTGGTGATCCAGAATTTTACATAGATCAAGCAACTGCTTTTTTTCAGTTATAA
- the fliB gene encoding flagellin lysine-N-methylase: MNSNKEYSVLQPKYYREFQCDPTRCLETCCERWKITIDKSTYQKYIKSDNAIIKDIVASGLSKNQDSKSDDDFGIINLDKDMECPFLNKDGFCEVIINMGESCLSKTCKNYPRATFMINDVIERGLQMSCSIAAELALLNENGMEFERTKATINPNDIFINSMNIDESDCIKIYIEIRALIIEILQNRKIGLNERIVTVGNFLNQIVVHKKFPDFNYEEILSLVDETRKSLSDNNFISRLKSDPIQYKDQFNILNSILAMKFSEGNGIATASKRYIECLWPVLDAFDNIKDSTIATFYKGNFEKYLKPYLNEKEFILENFLVNYVFIYRDELFQIDKLWHFYIKLCVVYGLIKFNLIGLATYYKGMDDELVLKLIQSLTKTIIPDDNYLNSVVNYLEEIKVTELSKLHTLIMS; this comes from the coding sequence ATGAATAGTAATAAAGAATATAGTGTATTACAACCAAAATATTATAGAGAGTTTCAGTGTGATCCAACTAGATGTTTGGAAACATGCTGTGAAAGATGGAAGATTACAATTGATAAAAGTACTTATCAAAAATATATAAAATCTGATAATGCTATTATTAAAGATATCGTTGCTTCGGGGCTTTCCAAAAATCAAGACTCAAAAAGTGATGATGATTTTGGAATTATTAACCTTGACAAAGACATGGAATGCCCTTTTTTAAATAAAGACGGATTTTGCGAAGTCATAATTAATATGGGAGAAAGCTGTTTATCAAAAACATGCAAAAACTATCCACGAGCTACATTTATGATAAATGATGTCATAGAACGTGGCTTACAAATGTCCTGTTCAATTGCTGCTGAACTGGCATTACTCAATGAAAATGGAATGGAATTTGAAAGAACTAAGGCTACTATTAATCCTAATGATATATTTATAAATTCTATGAACATAGATGAGTCTGACTGTATTAAAATATATATTGAAATTAGAGCTTTAATTATTGAAATTTTACAAAATAGGAAGATAGGACTAAATGAAAGAATTGTTACTGTAGGTAACTTCTTGAATCAGATAGTTGTGCATAAGAAATTTCCAGATTTTAATTATGAAGAAATACTTTCTTTGGTAGATGAAACAAGAAAATCATTGAGTGATAATAACTTCATATCAAGACTTAAAAGTGATCCGATTCAATATAAAGATCAGTTTAATATATTAAACTCTATATTAGCCATGAAATTTAGTGAAGGTAATGGTATAGCAACCGCTTCTAAAAGATATATTGAGTGTTTATGGCCAGTTCTTGATGCTTTTGATAACATAAAGGATTCAACTATTGCAACATTTTATAAAGGTAATTTTGAAAAGTATCTAAAACCCTATTTAAATGAAAAAGAATTTATCTTAGAAAATTTTCTAGTGAATTATGTGTTTATATATCGTGATGAGCTTTTTCAAATCGATAAACTATGGCATTTTTACATAAAGTTATGTGTGGTGTATGGTTTGATTAAGTTTAACTTAATTGGTTTAGCAACTTATTATAAAGGTATGGATGATGAATTGGTACTAAAATTAATTCAATCTCTAACAAAAACAATCATTCCTGATGATAATTATTTAAATTCTGTTGTCAACTATCTAGAAGAAATAAAAGTTACTGAACTTTCAAAGTTGCATACTCTCATTATGAGTTAA
- a CDS encoding creatininase family protein → MKNYSIFKDTMADMSFTEVEKLIKKEAVVLFPIGVIEEHGPHLPLGTDTYIAYSMFRHTQQKLTEMAIPSVLAPPFYWGINSITDGFTGSFTVKVDTMKALLKDSMECLANWGFKKVYLYNLHGDLKHVKTIIEIVEEIYQSNLTLEVYFLMSEFHQKRCGLNGDEPYILAKRREDIKENTTDKVNTTPTYIDCHGGGLETSLMLMDFDDLVDEPLARELKSSKTTIELFEKWRQGGKKAKEVTPLGYCGDPSNIRMDDARNFVDATSLELVELISKTLE, encoded by the coding sequence GTGAAAAACTATTCAATTTTCAAAGATACGATGGCAGATATGTCATTCACTGAAGTTGAAAAATTAATAAAAAAGGAAGCTGTTGTATTATTCCCAATCGGAGTCATTGAAGAGCATGGACCTCATTTACCACTAGGCACTGACACCTATATCGCCTACTCTATGTTTAGGCATACACAGCAAAAGCTTACGGAGATGGCTATCCCCTCTGTATTAGCCCCACCTTTTTATTGGGGAATCAATTCAATTACAGATGGGTTTACAGGTTCATTTACTGTGAAAGTTGATACAATGAAAGCTCTATTAAAAGATAGTATGGAGTGCTTAGCTAATTGGGGATTTAAAAAGGTCTATCTCTATAATCTACATGGTGACCTTAAACATGTAAAAACAATTATTGAAATAGTAGAAGAAATTTATCAGTCAAACTTAACTTTAGAGGTATATTTTCTGATGTCAGAATTCCATCAAAAACGATGTGGATTAAATGGTGATGAACCATACATACTGGCTAAGCGCAGAGAAGATATTAAAGAAAATACTACAGATAAAGTTAATACAACTCCTACATATATCGATTGCCATGGTGGTGGATTAGAAACCAGCTTAATGCTAATGGATTTTGATGATTTAGTGGATGAACCCCTTGCAAGAGAACTAAAGTCTTCTAAGACAACCATAGAATTATTTGAAAAGTGGCGGCAAGGTGGAAAAAAGGCAAAAGAAGTAACACCTTTAGGCTACTGTGGTGATCCATCTAATATTCGAATGGATGATGCTAGAAACTTTGTTGATGCTACATCATTAGAATTAGTAGAACTTATAAGTAAAACTTTAGAATAA
- a CDS encoding TetR/AcrR family transcriptional regulator, whose protein sequence is MACLFEKLDRKKQERIINAALHVFSVNDYKNALTDDIAAKAEISKGSLFQYFKNKLSLYLHLYNFSLE, encoded by the coding sequence ATGGCATGTCTTTTTGAGAAATTGGATAGAAAAAAGCAGGAAAGAATTATTAATGCAGCATTACATGTTTTTTCTGTAAATGATTATAAGAATGCTCTGACAGATGATATTGCAGCAAAGGCAGAAATTTCAAAAGGTTCTTTATTCCAGTACTTTAAAAATAAGCTATCATTATACCTCCACTTATACAACTTTTCTTTAGAGTAG